In Catharus ustulatus isolate bCatUst1 chromosome 27, bCatUst1.pri.v2, whole genome shotgun sequence, the following are encoded in one genomic region:
- the ADGRA2 gene encoding adhesion G protein-coupled receptor A2, with translation MRRAAALVLLAAALSGPGAGARSCPALSLGCKCAAERAKVGGGPGAPRRRVVCSGGGLPAPPEPRLLPDGTVTLLLSNNKISVLENGSFFGLRALEKLDLKNNLISTVQPGAFLGLPELKRLDLSNNRIGCLSASVFQGLPNLLRLNMSGNIFSSLPPGVFDELPSLKVVDFATEYLTCDCNLRWVLRWARERPAQISERTACAFPRQLRGVALRGARDGQLRCAGAPELHTHHLIPSLRQVVFQGDRLPFQCTATYLDNSTQIRWFHNREPVQEDEQTGVIVEESLIHDCTFITSELILSNIHVSANGEWECAVSTSQGNVSKKVEIVVLETSASYCPAERVTNNRGDFRWPRTLAGITAYQPCLQHPFAAGPAGVGSAGEKQAWRRCDRTGRWEDGDYSHCLYTNDITRVLYTFVLMPINASNALTLAHQLRVYTAEAANFSDMVDVLYVAQMIEKFIGYVDQIKQLTDVIVEMASNIMLVDDHILWMSQKEEKACTSIVRSLERIAAHTLGSNSQHMAVNSRNIAFEAYVVKPESYVGLSCVAFQRWDGTPPGRSPLAEQRAEPTPDQQLRLRCTTGRPNISLSSFHIKNSIALASIQLPPSLFASPAPATPGADCKLQLLVFRNGKLFCSTGNSSRLADDGKRRSVATPVIYAGTYGCGVGNLSEPVAVSLRHPGEGTDPVAAYWNFEVLGGMGGWSAEGCQLAAREPNVTSLHCRHLSNVAVLMELSGFPSEAQGAVEVLHPAMYTCTAVLLLCLFTTIITYIVHHGTILIPRKGWHMLLNLCFHIAMTAAVFAGGITLTGYRAVCQAVGIILHYSSLSTLLWMAVKARVLYKEVTWKAPQQPDRDTSQAAPRPMLRFYLIAGGIPLIICGITAAVNIQNYHDNNPYCWLVWRPSLGAFYVPVAFILLVTWIYFLCAGLSLQCRPSHQKAIPEPLEPPPRLGGTSDLLTDSGSISVTLNSGPSCPEGDGVYSLRVQFWALVATHALYVALWTFGAMAVSQRWYLNIVFSCLYGVTAVALGLFIFAHHCLRRRDVLSSWFSCCPSYRNALPMQAYVHPGLGPEDGSQVFIGCEPEAARSGASSSSSPSSAGSAGGRCKLTNLQVAQSQVETRPAPCPEPDAADGKPVRHSSTSNLHGRRSHRGRTKPCRDGKHHRLKMLRGPSEQPSSESGSLHNSHSESYPSGRTSPASGGRAGPRLAQDGDTVPSPSEGSDGGRRVPDLAEARRRSGSRDNLRPGGADREAKRRSYPLNVGSHNGGLKGSKYDINLASADSVAGMKTGLWKSETTV, from the exons GCTGCTGAGCAACAACAAGATCTCGGTGCTGGAGAACGGCTCCTTCTTCGGGCTGCGGGCTCTGGAGAAGCT GGACCTGAAGAACAACCTGATCAGCACAGTCCAGCCGGGCGCCTTCCTCGGCCTCCCCGAGCTGAAGCGGCT GGACCTCTCCAACAACCGCATCGGCTGCCTGAGTGCCAGCGTCTTCCAGGGGCTCCCCAACCTCCTCCGACT GAACATGTCCGGAAACATCTTCTCCAGCCTCCCGCCCGGTGTTTTTGACGAGCTCCCCTCCCTGAAAGTCGT GGACTTTGCCACCGAGTACCTGACGTGCGACTGCAACCTGCGCTGGGTGCTGCGCTGGGCCCGCGAGCGGCCGGCGCAGATCTCGGAGCGAACGGCGTGCGCGTTCCCCCGGCAGCTCCGCGGCGTGGCCCTGCGAGGGGCGCGGGACGGGCAGCTCCGCTGCG CGGGAGCCCCGGAGCTGCACACCCACCACCTCATCCCGTCGCTGCGCCAGGTGGTTTTCCAGGGCGACAGGCTGCCCTTCCAGTGCACGGCCACGTACCTGGACAACAGCACCCAGATCCGGTGGTTCCACAACCGCGAGCCCGTGCAGGAGGATGAGCAGACGGGCGTCATCGTGGAGGAGAGTCTGATCCATGACTGCACCTTCATCACCAG CGAGCTCATCCTCTCCAACATCCACGTCTCCGCCAACGGCGAGTGGGAATGCGCCGTCTCCACCTCCCAGGGCAACGTCAGCAAGAAGGTGGAGATCGTGGTGCTGGAGACCTCTGCATCCTACTGCCCGGCCGAGCGGGTCACCAACAACCGCGGGGACTTCAG GTGGCCCCGCACCCTGGCAGGGATCACGGCCTACCAGCCGTGCCTGCAGCACCCGTTcgccgcggggccggcgggcgTGGGCTCGGCGGGCGAGAAGCAGGCGTGGCGCCGCTGTGACCGCACCGGGCGCTGGGAGGACGGCGACTACTCCCACTGCCTCTACACCAACGACATCACCCGCGTGCTCTACACCTTCGTGCTG ATGCCCATCAACGCCTCCAACGCCCTGACCCTGGCTCACCAGCTCCGCGTCTACACGGCCGAGGCAGCCAACTTCTCGGACATGGTTGATGTCCTCTATGTGGCCCAGATGATAGAGAAGTTTATCGGCTACGTGGACCAGATCAAGCAG ctgacaGACGTGATCGTGGAGATGGCCAGTAACATCATGCTGGTGGACGACCACATCCTGTGGATGTCCCAGAAGGAGGAGAAGGCCTGCACCAGCATCGTGCGCTCCCTGGAGAGGATCGCGGCCCACACGCTGGGCAGCAACTCCCAGCACATGGCAGTG AACTCTCGCAACATCGCCTTCGAGGCGTACGTGGTGAAGCCCGAGAGCTacgtggggctgagctgtgtggCGTTCCAGCGCTGGGatgggacccccccaggacgTTCCCCCCTGGCCGAGCAGAGGGCTGAGCCCACACCCgaccagcagctcaggctgcgCTGCACCACGGGGCGCCCCAACATCTCCCTGAGCAGCTTCCACATCAAG AACAGCATCGCCCTGGCCTCCATCCAGCTGCCCCCCAGCCTGTTCGCCAGCCCCGCCCCAGCCACACCGGGGGCTGACTGcaagctccagctgctggtgtTCCGCAACGGGAAACTCTTCTGCAGCACCGGGAACTCCTCCCGCCTGGCCGACGACGGCAAACGCCGCAGCGTGGCCACCCCAGTCATCTACGCCGGGACCT aTGGCTGCGGAGTGGGGAACCTGTCAGAGCCGGTGGCCGTGTCCCTGCGACACCCCGGGGAGGGCACAGACCCCGTGGCTGCCTACTGGAACTTCGAGGTGCTGGGGGGCATGGGGGGCTGGAGCGCCGAGGGGTGCCAGCTGGCTGCCCGTGAGCCCAATGtcacctccctgcactgccGGCACCTCAGCAACGTGGCCGTGCTCATG GAGCTCAGTGGCTTCCCCAGCGAGGCACAGGGCGCTGTGGAGGTGCTGCACCCGGCCATGTACACCTGCACAGccgtgctgctgctctgcctcttcACCACCATCATCACCTACATCGTCCACCACGG CACCATCCTCATCCCGCGGAAGGGCTGGCACATGCTGCTTAACCTCTGCTTCCACATCGCCATGACGGCCGCCGTCTTCGCGGGAGGCATCACCCTCACCGGCTACCGGGCCGTGTGCCAGGCC GTCGGCATCATCCTGCACTACTCGTCCCTCTCCACGCTGCTCTGGATGGCGGTGAAAGCCCGAGTGCTCTACAAGGAGGTGACCTGGAAGGCGCCGCAGCAGCCGGACAGGGACACGTCCCaggcagcccccagacccatgCTGCG GTTCTACCTGATCGCCGGCGGGATCCCCCTCATCATCTGTGGGATCACAGCAGCTGTCAACATCCAGAACTACCACGACAACAACCCCTA ctgctggctggtGTGGCGGCCCAGCCTGGGCGCTTTCTACGTCCCCGTGGCTTTCATCCTGCTCGTCACCTGGATTTATTTCCTCTGCGCCGGGCTCAGCCTCCAGTGCCGACCCTCGCACCAGAAAGCCATCCCGGAGCCGCTGGAGCCACCGCCGCGGCTGGGGGGGACCAGCGACCTCCTGACGGACTCTGGGTCCATCTCGGTGACGCTGAACTCGGGGCCGTCCTGCCCCGAGGGGGACGGTGTGTACTCCCTGCGGGTGCAGTTCTGGGCGCTGGTGGCCACCCACGCCCTGTACGTGGCCCTGTGGACGTTCGGCGCCATGGCCGTGTCGCAGCGCTGGTACCTCAACATCGTCTTCAGCTGCCTCTACGGCGTCACCGCCGTGGCGCTGGGGCTCTTCATCTTCGCCCACCACTGCCTGCGGCGCCGGGACGTGCTCAGCTCCTGGTTCTCGTGCTGCCCGTCGTACCGGAACGCGCTGCCCATGCAGGCCTACGTGCACCCCGGGCTGGGGCCGGAGGACGGCTCGCAGGTCTTCATCGGCTGCGAGCCCGAGGCCGCTCGCTCCggagcctcctcctcctcctcgcccaGCAGCGCCGGCTCTGCCGGGGGCCGCTGCAAGCTCACCAACCTGCAGGTAGCCCAGAGCCAGGTGGAAACTCGCCCGGCGCCCTGCCCGGAGCCGGACGCTGCCGACGGGAAGCCCGtccggcacagcagcaccagcaacCTGCACGGCCGCAGGAGCCACCGGGGCAGAACTAAGCCGTGCCGGGACGGGAAGCACCACCGCTTGAAAATGCTGCGGGGCCCCTCGGAGCAGCCGTCCAGCGAGAGCGGGAGCCTCCACAACAGCCACTCCGAGAGCTACCCCAGCGGCAGGACCAGCCCGGCCAGCGGTGgccgcgcggggccgcggctggCGCAGGATGGGGACACCGTGCCCAGCCCCTCGGAGGGCAGCGACGGCGGGCGGAGGGTGCCCGACTTGGCCGAGGCTCGCCGGAGGAGCGGCAGCCGGGACAACCTGCGGCCGGGCGGCGCCGACAGGGAGGCGAAGCGCCGCTCGTACCCGCTGAACGTGGGCAGCCACAACGGCGGCCTCAAGGGCAGCAAGTACGACATCAACCTGGCCAGCGCCGATAGTGTGGCCGGCATGAAGACCGGCCTCTGGAAGAGCGAAACCACCGTGTGA